A genomic window from Brassica oleracea var. oleracea cultivar TO1000 chromosome C8, BOL, whole genome shotgun sequence includes:
- the LOC106311409 gene encoding ATP-dependent zinc metalloprotease FTSH 8, chloroplastic-like isoform X1, which produces MFQSLFLCLANDIGQTVTHVDYTVTVSLQMAASSACLIGNGLSLHATKQRSKQFRLSSTSASPNRTSIVKASLDVNKHEARRGFFKLLLGNAAAAGVSLLKTGKANAADEQEVSSSRMSYSRFLEYLDKGRVNKVDLYENGTIAIVEAVSPELGNRIQRVRVQLPGLSQELLQKLRAKNIDFAAHNAQEDQGSPLLNLIGNLAFPVILIGGLFLLSRRSSGGGMGGGGPGGGPGFPLQIGQSKAKFQMEPNTGVTFDDVAGVDEAKQDFMEVVEFLKKPERFTAVGARIPKGVLLVGPPGTGKTLLAKAIAGEAGVPFFSISGSEFVEMFVGVGASRVRDLFKKAKENAPCIVFVDEIDAVGRQRGTGIGGGNDEREQTLNQLLTEMDGFEGNTGVIVVAATNRADILDSALLRPGRFDRQVSVDVPDVKGRTDILKVHSGNKKFENGVSLEVIAMRTPGFSGADLANLLNEAAILAGRRGKTAISSKEIDDSIDRIVAGMEGTVMTDGKSKSLVAYHEVGHAVCGTLTPGHDAVQKVTLIPRGQARGLTWFIPSDDPTLISKQQLFARIVGGLGGRAAEEVIFGEPEVTTGAVGDLQQITGLAKQMVTTFGMSEIGPWSLMDSSAQSDVIMRMMARNSMSEKLANDIDSAVKTLSDRAYEIALGHIRNNREAMDKIVEVLLEKETMSGDEFRAILSEFTEIPPENRVASSSTSTSTPTPAPV; this is translated from the exons ATGTTTCAATCTCTGTTCTTATGCTTAGCTAATGATATCGGTCAGACGGTCACTCATGTTGATTATACTGTTACCGTAAGTT TGCAGATGGCTGCTTCATCGGCTTGTCTTATCGGGAACGGACTATCTCTCCACGCAACCAAACAAAGGTCTAAACAGTTTAGACTCTCCTCAACGTCTGCTTCACCTAACAGGACATCTATTGTGAAGGCTTCTTTAGATGTGAACAAACACGAAGCACGTAGAGGCTTCTTTAAGCTTTTACTCGGAAACGCAGCAGCAGCTGGAGTGAGCTTGCTCAAAACTGGTAAAGCAAATGCAGCAGATGAGCAAGAGGTCTCTTCGTCTAGGATGTCATACTCCAGGTTCCTCGAGTATTTAGACAAAGGAAGAGTTAACAAAGTAGATTTGTACGAGAACGGGACGATAGCCATTGTGGAAGCTGTTTCTCCTGAGCTGGGTAACAGGATCCAGCGCGTACGCGTGCAGCTACCGGGGCTGAGCCAGGAGCTTCTCCAGAAGCTGAGGGCGAAGAATATTGATTTCGCGGCACATAATGCTCAGGAAGACCAAGGCTCTCCATTGCTCAACTTGATTGGGAACCTAGCTTTCCCTGTGATTCTCATTGGCGGTTTGTTTCTTCTCTCGAGACGGTCTTCCGGTGGTGGGATGGGTGGTGGTGGGCCTGGTGGTGGGCCTGGCTTCCCGCTTCAGATCGGTCAGTCCAAAGCCAAGTTCCAGATGGAGCCAAACACTGGTGTAACATTCGACGACGTGGCTGGTGTTGATGAAGCAAAGCAAGACTTCATGGAAGTGGTGGAGTTTCTCAAGAAGCCTGAGAGGTTCACTGCGGTCGGCGCTCGGATCCCTAAAGGTGTCCTCCTCGTTGGTCCTCCCGGTACTGGTAAAACCCTCTTGGCCAAAGCCATTGCTGGTGAAGCCGGTGTGCCTTTCTTTTCCATCTCGGGGTCTGAGTTCGTTGAGATGTTTGTCGGTGTTGGTGCTTCGAGGGTGCGTGATCTTTTCAAGAAGGCTAAGGAGAATGCGCCGTGCATTGTCTTTGTGGACGAGATTGATGCTGTTGGTAGGCAGAGAGGGACTGGGATTGGTGGAGGTAATGATGAAAGAGAGCAGACCTTGAACCAGCTCTTGACTGAGATGGATGGGTTTGAGGGTAACACTGGTGTCATTGTTGTTGCTGCAACTAATAGAGCTGATATTCTTGACTCCGCCTTGCTGAGACCAGGGCGTTTTGACCGGCAG GTGTCTGTTGACGTTCCAGATGTTAAGGGAAGAACAGATATACTCAAGGTTCACTCCGGGAACAAGAAGTTTGAGAATGGTGTTTCACTTGAAGTAATAGCCATGAGAACGCCTGGATTTAGCGGAGCTGATCTGGCAAACCTCTTGAACGAGGCGGCCATATTGGCTGGACGACGTGGGAAGACAGCGATATCATCGAAAGAGATTGATGACTCGATTGATAGAATTGTAGCTGGGATGGAAGGAACTGTGATGACGGATGGGAAGAGCAAAAGCTTGGTTGCTTACCATGAAGTTGGGCATGCTGTCTGTGG GACATTGACTCCAGGGCATGATGCTGTTCAAAAGGTCACGTTGATACCAAGAGGACAGGCGAGAGGTCTGACTTGGTTCATTCCCTCGGATGATCCAACTCTAATCTCAAAACAGCAACTGTTTGCAAGAATTGTTGGTGGACTCGGTGGTAGAGCTGCTGAAGAAGTCATATTTGGTGAGCCTGAGGTGACAACTGGCGCGGTTGGTGACTTGCAACAGATCACCGGTTTGGCTAAGCAG ATGGTGACAACATTTGGGATGTCTGAAATTGGACCATGGTCGCTAATGGACTCATCAGCTCAAAGCGATGTGATTATGAGGATGATGGCAAGAAACTCAATGTCTGAGAAGCTTGCAAATGACATTGATTCAGCGGTGAAGACGCTATCAGACCGGGCGTACGAGATAGCTTTGGGACACATAAGGAACAACCGTGAAGCCATGGACAAGATTGTTGAAGTACTTCTCGAGAAGGAGACTATGTCTGGTGATGAGTTCCGAGCAATCCTATCAGAATTTACCGAAATTCCACCTGAGAACCGTGTGGCTTCTTCCTCAACATCAACATCAACACCAACACCAGCTCCTGTTTGA
- the LOC106311408 gene encoding probable alpha,alpha-trehalose-phosphate synthase [UDP-forming] 7, with amino-acid sequence MISRSYTNLLDLASGNFPVMGREPRRRLPRVMTVPGNVSEFDDDQAYSVSSDNPSSVSSDRMIIVANRLPLKAERRNGSWSFTWDQDALYLQLKDGLPEDMEVLYVGSLSVDVESYEQDDVAQILLDKFKCVPTFLPPDLQSKFYDGFCKRQLWPLFHYMLPFTADHGTRFDRSLWEAYVATNKLFFQKVIEVINPDDDYVWIHDYHLMVLPTFLRRRFNRIRMGFFLHSPFPSSEIYRSLPVREEILKALLNSDLIGFHTFDYARHFLTCCSRMLGLEYQSKRGYIGLEYYGRTVGIKIMPVGINMGRIQSVMRYSEEEGKVMELRKRYEGKTVLLGIDDMDIFKGINLKLLAMEQMLNQHSNWRGRAVLVQIVNPARGKGIDIDEIRGEIEGSCKRINEEFGKPGYQPIVYIDTPVSVNEIIAYYHIAECVVVTAVRDGMNLTPYEYIVCRQGLLGSESDFNGPKKSMLVASEFIGCSPSLSGAIRVNPWNVEATGEALNEALSMRDPEKQLRHEKHFRYVSTHDVAFWSRSFLQDLERICVDHFKKRCWGMGISFGFRVVALDPNFRKLSIPCIVSDYKRAKSRAILLDYDGTLMPQNSINKAPSQEVLKFLNELCEDKKNSIFIVSGRGRESLGTWFSPCENIGIAAEHGYFLKWPGNKEWETCGQSCDFGWMQIVEPVMKQYTEATDGSSIEIKDSALVWQYRDADSGFGSLQAKEMLEHLESVLANEPVAVKSGHYIVEVKPQGVSKGSVAEKIFSSMDEKGKPVDFVLCIGDDRSDEDMFEAIGNAMSKRLLCDNALVFACTVGQKPSKAKYYLDDTMEVTSMLESLAEASEASNFSMRELDEAL; translated from the exons ATGATATCTAGGTCGTACACGAATCTATTAGACTTGGCTTCAGGGAACTTCCCTGTAATGGGGAGAGAGCCGCGCAGGCGGCTCCCCAGGGTCATGACAGTCCCCGGAAACGTCTCCGAGTTCGACGACGATCAAGCTTACAGCGTCTCCTCGGACAACCCCTCCTCCGTCTCCTCCGACCGTATGATCATCGTCGCCAATCGCCTCCCCTTGAAGGCCGAGAGGAGAAACGGGAGCTGGAGCTTCACCTGGGACCAAGACGCGTTGTATCTCCAGCTCAAAGACGGTTTGCCTGAGGATATGGAGGTGCTATACGTCGGCTCTTTGAGCGTTGACGTTGAGTCGTATGAGCAGGATGACGTGGCGCAGATACTGTTGGATAAGTTTAAATGCGTTCCCACTTTCCTCCCGCCTGATTTGCAGTCAAAGTTCTACGACGGGTTTTGCAAGAGGCAGCTGTGGCCGCTCTTTCACTACATGCTTCCCTTTACGGCTGATCACGGCACGAGGTTTGATAGGTCGCTTTGGGAGGCTTACGTGGCGACGAACAAGCTCTTCTTCCAGAAGGTTATCGAGGTAATAAACCCTGATGATGATTACGTGTGGATTCATGACTACCATTTGATGGTCTTGCCTACTTTCCTGAGAAGACGGTTTAACCGGATCAGGATGGGTTTCTTCCTCCATAGTCCGTTCCCTTCGTCAGAGATATACAGGTCTCTCCCTGTTCGTGAAGAGATCCTCAAGGCGCTGCTAAACAGTGACCTTATTGGCTTCCACACGTTTGACTACGCTCGTCACTTCCTCACTTGCTGCAGTCGGATGCTGGGTCTTGAGTATCAGTCCAAGAGGGGATACATTGGTCTGGAGTATTACGGTAGGACTGTGGGGATAAAGATCATGCCTGTGGGGATCAACATGGGTCGGATTCAGTCGGTTATGAGATATTCAGAGGAGGAAGGCAAGGTGATGGAGCTTAGAAAGCGTTACGAAGGCAAGACAGTGTTGCTTGGTATTGATGACATGGATATCTTCAAAGGCATAAACTTGAAGCTTTTAGCGATGGAGCAAATGCTTAATCAGCACTCTAATTGGAGGGGAAGGGCTGTTTTGGTTCAGATTGTGAATCCTGCTAGGGGTAAAGGTATTGATATAGACGAGATACGCGGCGAGATTGAAGGAAGCTGCAAGAGGATCAACGAAGAGTTTGGGAAGCCTGGTTATCAGCCTATCGTGTATATTGATACTCCGGTGTCAGTAAATGAGATCATTGCTTATTACCATATCGCTGAGTGTGTAGTCGTTACAGCCGTTAGAGATGGTATGAACCTTACTCCCTATGAATATATAGTGTGCAGACAGGGTCTGCTCGGGTCTGAATCAGATTTTAATGGTCCAAAGAAGAGCATGTTGGTCGCGTCGGAGTTTATTGGGTGTTCTCCTTCGCTTAGTGGAGCTATAAGGGTAAACCCATGGAACGTGGAAGCGACCGGAGAAGCTCTGAACGAGGCCCTCTCGATGCGTGATCCTGAGAAACAACTCCGACATGAGAAACACTTCCGGTACGTTAGTACTCACGACGTTGCCTTTTGGTCGAGGAGTTTCCTGCAAGACCTGGAGAGGATATGCGTGGACCATTTCAAGAAGAGGTGTTGGGGGATGGGGATTAGTTTCGGTTTCAGAGTTGTGGCACTCGATCCTAACTTTAGAAAGCTTTCGATACCATGCATTGTGTCGGACTACAAAAGGGCGAAAAGCAGAGCGATATTGTTGGATTATGACGGCACTTTGATGCCTCAGAACTCCATCAATAAAGCTCCCAGCCAGGAAGTTCTTAAGTTCTTGAATGAACTTTGCGAGGACAAGAAGAATTCGATTTTTATTGTCAGCGGAAGAGGAAGGGAAAGCTTAGGCACATGGTTTTCTCCGTGCGAAAACATTGGAATTGCAGCTGAGCATGGATACTTCTTAAA GTGGCCAGGGAACAAAGAATGGGAAACATGTGGTCAGAGCTGTGATTTTGGTTGGATGCAGATCGTGGAGCCTGTAATGAAACAGTACACGGAAGCTACGGATGGTTCTTCTATTGAAATTAAAGACAGTGCTCTGGTTTGGCAATATAGGGATGCGGATTCCGGCTTTGGTTCTTTGCAAGCGAAGGAAATGTTGGAGCATTTAGAGAGTGTTCTAGCTAATGAGCCTGTTGCAGTCAAAAGCGGCCACTACATCGTAGAAGTCAAGCCTCAG GGAGTGAGCAAAGGATCAGTGGCAGAGAAGATATTTTCATCAATGGATGAGAAAGGAAAACCTGTCGATTTCGTGCTATGTATTGGAGATGACAGATCAGACGAGGACATGTTTGAAGCGATTGGTAATGCCATGTCGAAAAGATTGCTCTGTGACAATGCTCTCGTCTTTGCATGCACGGTTGGGCAAAAGCCAAGCAAGGCTAAATATTATTTGGACGATACTATGGAAGTGACAAGCATGCTTGAATCTCTAGCTGAAGCATCAGAGGCTTCGAACTTCTCTATGCGTGAACTTGATGAAGCCCTTTGA
- the LOC106310104 gene encoding delta-9 desaturase-like 5 protein has protein sequence MCNPTKDGGSSPTGLVRNEKRAYFQRYWTWADVARALTVTIVHFWCLLAPFNYTWEALRFGLILVTVTNLLITFSYHRNLAHRSFKLPKWLEYPIAYAAVFALQGDPLDWVSIHRFHHQFTDSDRDPHSPKEGFLFSHVMWIFDTLYIKYKCGGRNNVMDLKQQWFYRFLRKTIGFHVLMFWTVLYLYGGLPYLTCGGGVGGVLGYHVTWLVNSACHICGSRSWKTKDTSRNVWWLSLFTMGESWHNNHHAFQSSARQGLEWWQIDITWYLIRLFEVLGLATDVKLPSEYQKEKLALAR, from the exons ATGTGTAATCCCACTAAAGACGGTGGCTCTAGTCCAACCGGCTTGGTTCGTAATGAAAAAAGAGCGTATTTTCAAAGATATTGGACGTGGGCCGATGTAGCAAGAGCGTTAACCGTTACGATTGTGCACTTTTGGTGTCTCCTGGCGCCGTTTAACTACACATGGGAAGCACTACGGTTCGGTTTGATTCTCGTCACAGTGACTAACCTGCTCATCACATTCTCTTACCATAGGAACTTGGCACATCGGAGCTTTAAGCTCCCAAAATGGCTTGAATATCCTATTGCTTACGCTGCTGTTTTTGCTCTTCAG GGTGATCCATTGGACTGGGTGAGCATACATAGGTTCCATCACCAGTTCACAGATTCGGACCGTGACCCACATAGCCCTAAGGAAGGATTTTTGTTCAGCCATGTCATGTGGATATTTGACACGCTTTATATAAAATATAAG TGTGGTGGACGTAACAACGTGATGGACTTGAAGCAGCAATGGTTCTATAGGTTTCTACGAAAGACAATTGGTTTCCACGTCTTAATGTTTTGGACCGTCCTCTATCTCTACGGTGGTTTACCTTACCTTACTTGCGGCGGG GGCGTTGGAGGTGTGCTAGGGTATCACGTGACATGGCTCGTAAACTCAGCATGCCATATTTGTGGTTCGAGATCGTGGAAAACTAAAGACACATCTCGTAACGTTTG GTGGCTAAGCTTGTTTACGATGGGAGAGAGTTGGCACAACAACCACCATGCGTTTCAGTCATCGGCAAGGCAAGGATTGGAGTGGTGGCAGATAGATATCACTTGGTACCTCATTCGACTATTCGAGGTCCTCGGATTAGCCACCGATGTAAAATTGCCTTCGGAATACCAAAAAGAGAAGCTGGCTCTAGCTCGTTGA
- the LOC106311409 gene encoding ATP-dependent zinc metalloprotease FTSH 8, chloroplastic-like isoform X2 has translation MFQSLFLCLANDIGQTVTHVDYTVTMAASSACLIGNGLSLHATKQRSKQFRLSSTSASPNRTSIVKASLDVNKHEARRGFFKLLLGNAAAAGVSLLKTGKANAADEQEVSSSRMSYSRFLEYLDKGRVNKVDLYENGTIAIVEAVSPELGNRIQRVRVQLPGLSQELLQKLRAKNIDFAAHNAQEDQGSPLLNLIGNLAFPVILIGGLFLLSRRSSGGGMGGGGPGGGPGFPLQIGQSKAKFQMEPNTGVTFDDVAGVDEAKQDFMEVVEFLKKPERFTAVGARIPKGVLLVGPPGTGKTLLAKAIAGEAGVPFFSISGSEFVEMFVGVGASRVRDLFKKAKENAPCIVFVDEIDAVGRQRGTGIGGGNDEREQTLNQLLTEMDGFEGNTGVIVVAATNRADILDSALLRPGRFDRQVSVDVPDVKGRTDILKVHSGNKKFENGVSLEVIAMRTPGFSGADLANLLNEAAILAGRRGKTAISSKEIDDSIDRIVAGMEGTVMTDGKSKSLVAYHEVGHAVCGTLTPGHDAVQKVTLIPRGQARGLTWFIPSDDPTLISKQQLFARIVGGLGGRAAEEVIFGEPEVTTGAVGDLQQITGLAKQMVTTFGMSEIGPWSLMDSSAQSDVIMRMMARNSMSEKLANDIDSAVKTLSDRAYEIALGHIRNNREAMDKIVEVLLEKETMSGDEFRAILSEFTEIPPENRVASSSTSTSTPTPAPV, from the exons ATGTTTCAATCTCTGTTCTTATGCTTAGCTAATGATATCGGTCAGACGGTCACTCATGTTGATTATACTGTTACC ATGGCTGCTTCATCGGCTTGTCTTATCGGGAACGGACTATCTCTCCACGCAACCAAACAAAGGTCTAAACAGTTTAGACTCTCCTCAACGTCTGCTTCACCTAACAGGACATCTATTGTGAAGGCTTCTTTAGATGTGAACAAACACGAAGCACGTAGAGGCTTCTTTAAGCTTTTACTCGGAAACGCAGCAGCAGCTGGAGTGAGCTTGCTCAAAACTGGTAAAGCAAATGCAGCAGATGAGCAAGAGGTCTCTTCGTCTAGGATGTCATACTCCAGGTTCCTCGAGTATTTAGACAAAGGAAGAGTTAACAAAGTAGATTTGTACGAGAACGGGACGATAGCCATTGTGGAAGCTGTTTCTCCTGAGCTGGGTAACAGGATCCAGCGCGTACGCGTGCAGCTACCGGGGCTGAGCCAGGAGCTTCTCCAGAAGCTGAGGGCGAAGAATATTGATTTCGCGGCACATAATGCTCAGGAAGACCAAGGCTCTCCATTGCTCAACTTGATTGGGAACCTAGCTTTCCCTGTGATTCTCATTGGCGGTTTGTTTCTTCTCTCGAGACGGTCTTCCGGTGGTGGGATGGGTGGTGGTGGGCCTGGTGGTGGGCCTGGCTTCCCGCTTCAGATCGGTCAGTCCAAAGCCAAGTTCCAGATGGAGCCAAACACTGGTGTAACATTCGACGACGTGGCTGGTGTTGATGAAGCAAAGCAAGACTTCATGGAAGTGGTGGAGTTTCTCAAGAAGCCTGAGAGGTTCACTGCGGTCGGCGCTCGGATCCCTAAAGGTGTCCTCCTCGTTGGTCCTCCCGGTACTGGTAAAACCCTCTTGGCCAAAGCCATTGCTGGTGAAGCCGGTGTGCCTTTCTTTTCCATCTCGGGGTCTGAGTTCGTTGAGATGTTTGTCGGTGTTGGTGCTTCGAGGGTGCGTGATCTTTTCAAGAAGGCTAAGGAGAATGCGCCGTGCATTGTCTTTGTGGACGAGATTGATGCTGTTGGTAGGCAGAGAGGGACTGGGATTGGTGGAGGTAATGATGAAAGAGAGCAGACCTTGAACCAGCTCTTGACTGAGATGGATGGGTTTGAGGGTAACACTGGTGTCATTGTTGTTGCTGCAACTAATAGAGCTGATATTCTTGACTCCGCCTTGCTGAGACCAGGGCGTTTTGACCGGCAG GTGTCTGTTGACGTTCCAGATGTTAAGGGAAGAACAGATATACTCAAGGTTCACTCCGGGAACAAGAAGTTTGAGAATGGTGTTTCACTTGAAGTAATAGCCATGAGAACGCCTGGATTTAGCGGAGCTGATCTGGCAAACCTCTTGAACGAGGCGGCCATATTGGCTGGACGACGTGGGAAGACAGCGATATCATCGAAAGAGATTGATGACTCGATTGATAGAATTGTAGCTGGGATGGAAGGAACTGTGATGACGGATGGGAAGAGCAAAAGCTTGGTTGCTTACCATGAAGTTGGGCATGCTGTCTGTGG GACATTGACTCCAGGGCATGATGCTGTTCAAAAGGTCACGTTGATACCAAGAGGACAGGCGAGAGGTCTGACTTGGTTCATTCCCTCGGATGATCCAACTCTAATCTCAAAACAGCAACTGTTTGCAAGAATTGTTGGTGGACTCGGTGGTAGAGCTGCTGAAGAAGTCATATTTGGTGAGCCTGAGGTGACAACTGGCGCGGTTGGTGACTTGCAACAGATCACCGGTTTGGCTAAGCAG ATGGTGACAACATTTGGGATGTCTGAAATTGGACCATGGTCGCTAATGGACTCATCAGCTCAAAGCGATGTGATTATGAGGATGATGGCAAGAAACTCAATGTCTGAGAAGCTTGCAAATGACATTGATTCAGCGGTGAAGACGCTATCAGACCGGGCGTACGAGATAGCTTTGGGACACATAAGGAACAACCGTGAAGCCATGGACAAGATTGTTGAAGTACTTCTCGAGAAGGAGACTATGTCTGGTGATGAGTTCCGAGCAATCCTATCAGAATTTACCGAAATTCCACCTGAGAACCGTGTGGCTTCTTCCTCAACATCAACATCAACACCAACACCAGCTCCTGTTTGA
- the LOC106311409 gene encoding ATP-dependent zinc metalloprotease FTSH 8, chloroplastic-like isoform X3 produces the protein MAASSACLIGNGLSLHATKQRSKQFRLSSTSASPNRTSIVKASLDVNKHEARRGFFKLLLGNAAAAGVSLLKTGKANAADEQEVSSSRMSYSRFLEYLDKGRVNKVDLYENGTIAIVEAVSPELGNRIQRVRVQLPGLSQELLQKLRAKNIDFAAHNAQEDQGSPLLNLIGNLAFPVILIGGLFLLSRRSSGGGMGGGGPGGGPGFPLQIGQSKAKFQMEPNTGVTFDDVAGVDEAKQDFMEVVEFLKKPERFTAVGARIPKGVLLVGPPGTGKTLLAKAIAGEAGVPFFSISGSEFVEMFVGVGASRVRDLFKKAKENAPCIVFVDEIDAVGRQRGTGIGGGNDEREQTLNQLLTEMDGFEGNTGVIVVAATNRADILDSALLRPGRFDRQVSVDVPDVKGRTDILKVHSGNKKFENGVSLEVIAMRTPGFSGADLANLLNEAAILAGRRGKTAISSKEIDDSIDRIVAGMEGTVMTDGKSKSLVAYHEVGHAVCGTLTPGHDAVQKVTLIPRGQARGLTWFIPSDDPTLISKQQLFARIVGGLGGRAAEEVIFGEPEVTTGAVGDLQQITGLAKQMVTTFGMSEIGPWSLMDSSAQSDVIMRMMARNSMSEKLANDIDSAVKTLSDRAYEIALGHIRNNREAMDKIVEVLLEKETMSGDEFRAILSEFTEIPPENRVASSSTSTSTPTPAPV, from the exons ATGGCTGCTTCATCGGCTTGTCTTATCGGGAACGGACTATCTCTCCACGCAACCAAACAAAGGTCTAAACAGTTTAGACTCTCCTCAACGTCTGCTTCACCTAACAGGACATCTATTGTGAAGGCTTCTTTAGATGTGAACAAACACGAAGCACGTAGAGGCTTCTTTAAGCTTTTACTCGGAAACGCAGCAGCAGCTGGAGTGAGCTTGCTCAAAACTGGTAAAGCAAATGCAGCAGATGAGCAAGAGGTCTCTTCGTCTAGGATGTCATACTCCAGGTTCCTCGAGTATTTAGACAAAGGAAGAGTTAACAAAGTAGATTTGTACGAGAACGGGACGATAGCCATTGTGGAAGCTGTTTCTCCTGAGCTGGGTAACAGGATCCAGCGCGTACGCGTGCAGCTACCGGGGCTGAGCCAGGAGCTTCTCCAGAAGCTGAGGGCGAAGAATATTGATTTCGCGGCACATAATGCTCAGGAAGACCAAGGCTCTCCATTGCTCAACTTGATTGGGAACCTAGCTTTCCCTGTGATTCTCATTGGCGGTTTGTTTCTTCTCTCGAGACGGTCTTCCGGTGGTGGGATGGGTGGTGGTGGGCCTGGTGGTGGGCCTGGCTTCCCGCTTCAGATCGGTCAGTCCAAAGCCAAGTTCCAGATGGAGCCAAACACTGGTGTAACATTCGACGACGTGGCTGGTGTTGATGAAGCAAAGCAAGACTTCATGGAAGTGGTGGAGTTTCTCAAGAAGCCTGAGAGGTTCACTGCGGTCGGCGCTCGGATCCCTAAAGGTGTCCTCCTCGTTGGTCCTCCCGGTACTGGTAAAACCCTCTTGGCCAAAGCCATTGCTGGTGAAGCCGGTGTGCCTTTCTTTTCCATCTCGGGGTCTGAGTTCGTTGAGATGTTTGTCGGTGTTGGTGCTTCGAGGGTGCGTGATCTTTTCAAGAAGGCTAAGGAGAATGCGCCGTGCATTGTCTTTGTGGACGAGATTGATGCTGTTGGTAGGCAGAGAGGGACTGGGATTGGTGGAGGTAATGATGAAAGAGAGCAGACCTTGAACCAGCTCTTGACTGAGATGGATGGGTTTGAGGGTAACACTGGTGTCATTGTTGTTGCTGCAACTAATAGAGCTGATATTCTTGACTCCGCCTTGCTGAGACCAGGGCGTTTTGACCGGCAG GTGTCTGTTGACGTTCCAGATGTTAAGGGAAGAACAGATATACTCAAGGTTCACTCCGGGAACAAGAAGTTTGAGAATGGTGTTTCACTTGAAGTAATAGCCATGAGAACGCCTGGATTTAGCGGAGCTGATCTGGCAAACCTCTTGAACGAGGCGGCCATATTGGCTGGACGACGTGGGAAGACAGCGATATCATCGAAAGAGATTGATGACTCGATTGATAGAATTGTAGCTGGGATGGAAGGAACTGTGATGACGGATGGGAAGAGCAAAAGCTTGGTTGCTTACCATGAAGTTGGGCATGCTGTCTGTGG GACATTGACTCCAGGGCATGATGCTGTTCAAAAGGTCACGTTGATACCAAGAGGACAGGCGAGAGGTCTGACTTGGTTCATTCCCTCGGATGATCCAACTCTAATCTCAAAACAGCAACTGTTTGCAAGAATTGTTGGTGGACTCGGTGGTAGAGCTGCTGAAGAAGTCATATTTGGTGAGCCTGAGGTGACAACTGGCGCGGTTGGTGACTTGCAACAGATCACCGGTTTGGCTAAGCAG ATGGTGACAACATTTGGGATGTCTGAAATTGGACCATGGTCGCTAATGGACTCATCAGCTCAAAGCGATGTGATTATGAGGATGATGGCAAGAAACTCAATGTCTGAGAAGCTTGCAAATGACATTGATTCAGCGGTGAAGACGCTATCAGACCGGGCGTACGAGATAGCTTTGGGACACATAAGGAACAACCGTGAAGCCATGGACAAGATTGTTGAAGTACTTCTCGAGAAGGAGACTATGTCTGGTGATGAGTTCCGAGCAATCCTATCAGAATTTACCGAAATTCCACCTGAGAACCGTGTGGCTTCTTCCTCAACATCAACATCAACACCAACACCAGCTCCTGTTTGA